The following are from one region of the Etheostoma spectabile isolate EspeVRDwgs_2016 chromosome 17, UIUC_Espe_1.0, whole genome shotgun sequence genome:
- the mrpl57 gene encoding large ribosomal subunit protein mL63 encodes MFLTLTLLRKGIPGKQWIGKYRRPRPITWQMTRNTLKHLEREAENEYWISRPYMTPEQEYCHAAERRAQNWLKIKEAKFAKFPEHKHISDHLSHLNITKTWSS; translated from the coding sequence ATGTTCCTCACCCTCACCTTGCTGCGGAAAGGCATTCCTGGGAAGCAGTGGATCGGAAAGTATCGGCGCCCACGACCGATAACATGGCAGATGACACGCAATACGCTTAAGCATCTGGAGCGTGAGGCTGAGAACGAATACTGGATCAGCCGGCCATACATGACTCCGGAGCAGGAGTACTGCCATGCCGCAGAGCGCAGAGCCCAGAACTGGTTGAAGATCAAGGAGGCCAAATTTGCTAAGTTTCCTGAACACAAGCACATCTCAGATCACTTGAGTCATCTGAATATCACTAAGACATGGTCAAGTTAA